The following coding sequences are from one Panicum hallii strain FIL2 chromosome 5, PHallii_v3.1, whole genome shotgun sequence window:
- the LOC112894444 gene encoding uncharacterized protein LOC112894444, with translation MAPNGDAAVAAAPAPAPKAARRQAKPRRISMEGLQRAMSDLALELARDRKAADAKPQPQQLLPAITEQQVEDARCECCGMQEECTPEYVRRVRERYCGRWVCGLCAEAVNGEADSRHGGRTEEALAAHMAVCGRFNRVGRANPVLMQTEAMREILRKRSRSNSPRDHGPGGALARSSSCIPAITKDFN, from the coding sequence ATGGCGCCTAACGGGGacgcagcggtcgcggccgcaccggcgccggccccgaaggcggcgcggcggcaggcGAAGCCGAGGAGGATCTCGATGGAGGGGCTGCAGCGCGCCATGTCCGACCTGGCCCTGGAGCTCGCCAGGGACAGGAAGGCCGCCGACgccaagccgcagccgcagcagctGCTGCCGGCGATCACGGAGCAGCAGGTGGAGGACGCGCGGTGCGAGTGCTGCGGCATGCAGGAGGAGTGCACGCCCGAGTACGTGCGCCGCGTCCGGGAGCGCTACTGCGGGCGCTGGGTGTGCGGGCTGTGCGCGGAGGCCGTCAACGGCGAGGCCGACAGCCGACACGGGGGACGCACGGAGGAGGCGctggcggcgcacatggccgtgTGCGGTCGCTTCAACCGCGTCGGCCGCGCCAACCCCGTGCTCATGCAGACGGAGGCCATGCGGGAGATCCTGAGGAAGAGGTCCAGGTCCAACAGCCCCAGGGACCACGGCCCTGGCGGCGCCCTCGCCAGGAGCTCCAGCTGCATCCCGGCCATAACCAAGGACTTCAACTGA